A single Microbacterium protaetiae DNA region contains:
- a CDS encoding MFS transporter: MSIDAPDAAAPETAASRAPRLRPSVITRYAIGSIGTGGFATLPGLVLTYYLTDSLGVAAIVAGIVITAAKVWDVIIDPIVGALSDRDRARHGTRRRLMLVGACTIWLFFALTFATPPALGPVLGAIWVLVAFLLTATAFSLFQVPYIALPAELTPGYNERTRLLTWRVVVLTLAILLFGAGGPALRRLGGDPATGYLIMGAVAGIVLTVGMLVATTVAKHAGAGAASALGGSDRGRGGVSTRAFGPRSTTENGPDPHSTTENGPGPRSTTGDGPDPHSTTENEANPRSTTGNGSAPHSTPENRPGLHPTNENGLEPRSATGRLNIRAQYAEGIDTLRRSAPFRTLLSAYLLQALATGLMLTGAQYVATWVLHSEAAVELLFAALIAPAFLAAPVWGAIAARLGKERTFAYASVLFALAALSLLGLRFAPGAWAYAPVAVAGIAYAGMQSLPMAMLPDVISHDERAHGPGRAGTFSGVWTAGETTGMALGATVLSIILAVTGYVSSTADMTVTQPDAAVTGIVVSFSAVPAVLIVLSLVALGRYRLRRSDIEPGHTAPGATGSHGS; encoded by the coding sequence ATGAGCATCGACGCTCCCGACGCCGCTGCACCCGAAACGGCCGCGTCGCGCGCCCCAAGGCTGCGCCCCAGCGTGATCACCCGCTACGCGATCGGCTCGATCGGCACGGGCGGATTCGCGACCCTGCCCGGACTGGTGCTGACCTACTACCTCACCGACTCGCTCGGTGTCGCCGCGATCGTCGCCGGCATCGTCATCACGGCGGCGAAGGTCTGGGACGTCATCATCGACCCGATCGTCGGCGCCCTCAGCGACCGCGACCGCGCGCGACACGGCACGCGCCGACGCCTCATGCTCGTCGGGGCATGCACGATCTGGCTGTTCTTCGCTCTCACCTTCGCGACACCGCCCGCACTGGGGCCGGTGCTCGGCGCGATCTGGGTGCTGGTGGCGTTTCTGCTCACGGCGACCGCGTTCAGCCTGTTCCAAGTGCCGTATATCGCGCTGCCGGCAGAGCTCACCCCCGGCTACAACGAGCGCACCCGGCTGCTCACCTGGCGGGTCGTCGTGCTGACGCTCGCCATCCTGCTGTTCGGTGCCGGCGGGCCCGCGCTGCGCCGGCTCGGCGGCGACCCCGCCACCGGATATCTGATCATGGGCGCGGTCGCGGGAATCGTGCTGACGGTCGGGATGCTGGTGGCCACCACGGTCGCGAAGCACGCAGGCGCGGGCGCGGCGAGCGCGCTGGGCGGGTCGGACCGAGGTCGCGGGGGCGTTTCGACTCGGGCCTTCGGCCCTCGCTCAACGACCGAAAACGGACCCGACCCGCACTCAACGACCGAAAACGGACCCGGCCCACGCTCAACGACCGGGGACGGACCCGACCCGCACTCAACGACCGAGAACGAAGCCAACCCGCGCTCAACGACCGGAAACGGATCTGCCCCGCACTCAACGCCCGAGAACAGACCCGGCCTTCACCCAACGAACGAGAACGGACTCGAGCCGCGCTCGGCCACCGGGCGGCTGAACATCCGCGCGCAGTACGCGGAGGGGATCGACACACTGCGGCGCAGCGCACCCTTCCGCACCCTGCTGTCGGCGTACCTGCTGCAGGCCCTGGCCACCGGACTCATGCTGACCGGCGCCCAGTACGTCGCGACCTGGGTGCTGCACTCCGAGGCCGCCGTCGAACTGCTGTTCGCTGCCCTCATCGCCCCGGCATTCCTGGCGGCACCGGTCTGGGGCGCGATCGCCGCCCGGCTCGGCAAGGAGCGCACCTTCGCGTACGCGAGCGTGCTCTTCGCCCTCGCCGCCCTCTCGCTACTGGGGCTGCGGTTCGCACCCGGCGCCTGGGCGTATGCGCCGGTCGCTGTCGCGGGGATCGCCTACGCCGGAATGCAGTCGCTGCCGATGGCTATGCTGCCCGATGTCATCTCGCACGACGAGCGTGCACACGGCCCGGGCCGCGCCGGCACTTTCAGCGGCGTCTGGACCGCCGGCGAGACCACCGGCATGGCGCTGGGCGCGACCGTACTGTCGATCATCCTCGCCGTCACCGGTTACGTCTCCTCGACAGCAGACATGACGGTGACGCAACCGGATGCCGCAGTCACGGGCATCGTCGTGAGCTTCAGTGCCGTTCCCGCGGTGCTCATCGTGCTGAGCTTGGTCGCCCTGGGAAGATACCGACTGCGCCGCAGCGACATCGAGCCTGGCCACACCGCACCCGGTGCCACCGGATCGCACGGATCCTGA
- a CDS encoding kynureninase, whose translation MSRDLLPLADARAEASTLDATDALREHRALFVGAESPLVYFDGNSLGRPLRATADALGTFVRDEWGGRLIRGWDERWMDEPFTLGDRLGTVALGAAPGQTVIGDSTTVLLYKLLRAAFDHVHGADPARVEIVVDRDNFPTDRFLVEGIARERGGRVRWIDVPRDGGVTASDLSSVLGASTAVVLLSHVAYRSGHMADAAALTTLAHDAGALIVWDLCHSAGAVAVQADAWGFDLAVGCTYKYLNGGPGSPAFAYVATALQESLTQPIQGWMGAADVFAMGPTYAPGAGMRRFLSGTPPITGMLALRDMLPLLEEVGIDAVRAKSVALTSFVVRLADAWLAPLGVEVASPRDAAVRGGHVTLSHAAMRDVTARLWERDVIPDYRDPGGLRIGLSPLSTSFAEIVEGMAAVTDALRAPGDR comes from the coding sequence ATGAGCCGTGATCTTCTGCCACTGGCCGATGCGCGGGCCGAGGCATCCACCCTCGACGCCACCGACGCGCTACGCGAGCATCGCGCGCTGTTCGTCGGAGCCGAATCGCCGCTGGTGTACTTCGACGGCAACTCGCTGGGCCGCCCGCTGCGCGCGACCGCCGATGCCCTCGGCACCTTCGTGCGCGATGAGTGGGGCGGCCGGCTCATTCGCGGATGGGATGAGCGCTGGATGGACGAGCCGTTCACACTCGGCGACCGGCTGGGCACCGTGGCGCTGGGTGCCGCGCCCGGGCAGACCGTGATCGGCGATTCGACGACCGTGCTGCTGTACAAGCTGTTGCGCGCAGCCTTCGATCACGTGCACGGGGCCGATCCTGCCCGCGTGGAGATCGTCGTCGACCGCGACAATTTTCCCACCGATCGCTTTCTCGTCGAGGGCATCGCGCGCGAGCGTGGCGGACGGGTGCGGTGGATCGACGTGCCGCGCGACGGCGGGGTCACGGCATCCGATCTGTCGTCTGTCCTCGGCGCGTCGACCGCCGTTGTGCTGCTCAGCCACGTCGCATACCGCTCAGGGCATATGGCGGATGCCGCAGCACTCACCACTCTCGCACACGACGCCGGTGCACTCATCGTGTGGGACCTCTGCCACTCGGCGGGGGCGGTTGCGGTGCAGGCGGACGCGTGGGGTTTCGATCTTGCCGTCGGATGCACCTACAAGTACCTGAACGGCGGGCCAGGCTCACCCGCGTTCGCGTACGTCGCCACCGCGTTGCAGGAATCGCTCACCCAGCCGATCCAGGGGTGGATGGGTGCGGCCGACGTGTTCGCGATGGGCCCGACGTATGCGCCCGGCGCGGGCATGCGGCGTTTTCTGTCGGGCACTCCGCCGATCACCGGCATGCTCGCGCTGCGCGACATGCTGCCGCTGCTCGAAGAGGTCGGCATCGACGCCGTGCGCGCCAAGTCGGTCGCGCTGACGTCGTTCGTCGTGCGGCTTGCCGACGCGTGGCTCGCGCCGTTGGGCGTCGAGGTCGCGTCGCCGCGGGATGCCGCGGTGCGAGGTGGGCACGTGACGCTCTCGCATGCGGCCATGCGAGACGTGACCGCCCGGCTGTGGGAGCGGGATGTGATTCCCGACTACCGCGACCCGGGCGGGCTGCGCATCGGACTATCGCCGCTGTCGACCTCGTTCGCCGAGATCGTCGAAGGGATGGCGGCGGTGACGGACGCGCTGCGCGCCCCCGGCGATCGCTGA
- the kynA gene encoding tryptophan 2,3-dioxygenase, protein MDEAVERNTRAIEDTVVTDFEDRMTYSGYLELQTLLRAQHPLSEPEHHDELLFIIQHQTTELWLKLILHELGAACAHLRADELAHALKCIARVKHIQKTITDQWSVLATLTPTEYAQFRGILGNASGFQSAQYRAVEFTLGNKHAGMLRVFESDPDNLALVRAALEAPSLYEEFLRLLARAGHEVPPAVLERDVTKAWQFTPELVPVFAKIYADTDAHWGAYETCEELVDLEDNFQLWRFRHLKTVERIIGHKRGTGGSSGVSFLKRALDLTFFPELYAVRTEIGE, encoded by the coding sequence GTGGACGAAGCGGTCGAACGCAACACCAGGGCCATCGAAGACACGGTCGTCACCGACTTCGAAGACCGAATGACCTATAGCGGTTACCTCGAACTTCAGACCCTGCTGCGGGCGCAGCATCCGCTCAGCGAACCCGAGCACCACGACGAGCTGCTGTTCATCATCCAGCATCAGACCACCGAGCTGTGGCTCAAGCTGATTCTGCACGAGCTGGGTGCCGCATGCGCGCACCTGCGTGCCGACGAGCTCGCGCATGCGTTGAAGTGCATTGCGCGGGTCAAGCACATTCAGAAGACGATCACCGATCAGTGGTCGGTGCTGGCGACCCTCACTCCCACCGAGTACGCGCAGTTCCGCGGCATCCTCGGCAATGCCAGCGGGTTTCAGTCGGCGCAGTACCGGGCCGTCGAGTTCACCCTCGGCAACAAGCACGCCGGCATGCTGCGCGTGTTCGAGTCCGATCCCGACAACCTCGCGCTCGTGCGCGCGGCGCTGGAGGCCCCCAGCCTGTACGAGGAATTCCTGCGGCTGCTCGCGCGGGCCGGGCACGAAGTTCCGCCCGCGGTGCTCGAGCGCGATGTCACAAAGGCGTGGCAGTTCACCCCCGAGCTGGTGCCGGTGTTCGCCAAGATCTACGCCGACACCGACGCCCACTGGGGCGCGTACGAGACCTGCGAAGAACTCGTCGACCTCGAGGACAATTTTCAGCTGTGGCGCTTTCGGCATCTGAAGACCGTCGAGCGCATCATCGGACATAAGCGGGGCACCGGCGGATCCAGTGGCGTGAGCTTTCTCAAGCGCGCGCTCGATCTGACATTCTTCCCCGAGTTGTATGCAGTGCGCACCGAGATCGGGGAATGA
- a CDS encoding HEPN domain-containing protein, which translates to MTTPVGSFQLAYDAARKALASLLITQGLRPTSSGGHIAVYDAVMAQFGNVLGDVFRRFAWMRRLRNTSEYPAIDQPVASATETAQAQKYARAMLDSARRLIDELPVY; encoded by the coding sequence ATGACGACCCCCGTCGGATCGTTCCAGCTGGCCTATGACGCCGCCCGCAAGGCCCTCGCATCGCTCCTCATTACACAAGGACTGCGTCCCACCTCGTCGGGTGGACATATCGCGGTGTACGACGCGGTGATGGCGCAATTCGGGAACGTTCTCGGCGATGTGTTCCGTCGATTCGCTTGGATGCGGCGTCTACGGAACACGAGCGAGTACCCGGCGATTGATCAGCCGGTGGCCTCTGCCACCGAGACAGCGCAGGCGCAGAAATATGCTCGGGCGATGCTCGACTCTGCGCGGCGGCTCATCGACGAGTTACCCGTCTACTGA
- a CDS encoding winged helix-turn-helix domain-containing protein — protein sequence MKASVPLLAPILRSDTQGRLLADLYLNPGVERTGTELARRADATLPTVSREIARLEDAGYVTSRTSGRNKYVQINTAHPLFAAMADILTYSYGPLAVLPKVLKDVRGLTSAYIYGSWAARLAGEPGRDPHDIDVLAIGDDIDLDQLDAAAEEARRRLHREVNARAVTRQAWEHADDVFLKHLKERPLVQLPLAEEDK from the coding sequence ATGAAAGCGTCCGTTCCTTTGCTGGCCCCAATCCTTCGGTCGGACACCCAGGGACGTCTGCTCGCAGACCTCTACCTGAACCCCGGGGTCGAGCGAACCGGCACGGAACTCGCGCGACGAGCGGACGCGACTCTTCCCACTGTGTCGCGCGAGATCGCACGCTTGGAGGACGCCGGGTATGTGACCTCCCGCACGTCGGGACGCAACAAGTACGTGCAGATAAACACCGCACACCCACTGTTCGCTGCGATGGCAGACATTCTCACGTATTCGTACGGACCACTCGCGGTGCTTCCGAAGGTGCTCAAGGATGTCAGGGGGCTGACATCCGCGTACATCTATGGTTCGTGGGCGGCCAGGCTCGCCGGAGAGCCTGGCCGCGATCCGCACGACATCGATGTCCTCGCCATCGGCGATGATATTGACCTCGACCAATTGGATGCAGCCGCCGAAGAAGCACGCCGACGGTTGCATCGCGAGGTCAATGCGCGGGCTGTCACGCGCCAGGCTTGGGAACACGCCGATGACGTGTTCCTCAAACATCTGAAGGAGCGGCCGCTCGTGCAGTTGCCGCTCGCAGAGGAGGACAAATGA
- a CDS encoding type II toxin-antitoxin system VapC family toxin, whose translation MIVLDASAAVEWLLGRSGARFVAERIADPDVSIHAPAPIGVEVVSALRGLTLRHHMSADRGAAAIADLAAAGVDLHDPTPLLPRAWQLRANLSAYDAVYVALAEVLDATLLTTDARIARAPGIAAEVVVVPTGK comes from the coding sequence ATGATCGTGCTGGATGCCTCGGCAGCAGTCGAGTGGCTGTTGGGCCGGAGTGGCGCCCGGTTCGTCGCCGAACGCATCGCGGATCCAGATGTCTCGATCCATGCGCCCGCCCCGATCGGTGTCGAGGTGGTGTCTGCCCTGCGCGGACTCACGCTCAGGCACCACATGAGCGCAGATCGTGGTGCCGCCGCGATCGCCGACCTGGCTGCCGCCGGCGTCGACCTGCACGACCCCACCCCATTGCTTCCCCGCGCCTGGCAACTGCGCGCCAATCTGTCGGCGTACGACGCCGTGTACGTGGCACTCGCCGAGGTACTGGATGCCACTCTTCTCACGACGGACGCCCGCATCGCGCGGGCACCAGGCATCGCGGCCGAGGTCGTGGTCGTGCCGACGGGCAAGTGA
- a CDS encoding FitA-like ribbon-helix-helix domain-containing protein, with protein sequence MTMIQIRNVPDEVHRRLKARAAMEGVSLSELALAELRRSLDRPTRAELIDLVASRESVSDGPSSVELVTAARSTR encoded by the coding sequence ATGACAATGATCCAGATTCGCAACGTGCCCGATGAGGTGCACCGACGCCTCAAGGCGCGCGCAGCGATGGAGGGCGTGTCACTGTCAGAGCTCGCTTTGGCCGAGCTTCGGCGCTCCCTCGATCGGCCCACGCGCGCAGAGTTGATCGATCTCGTCGCGTCTCGCGAGTCCGTCTCCGATGGTCCTTCTTCGGTCGAACTGGTGACCGCGGCGCGCTCGACACGATGA
- a CDS encoding HNH endonuclease signature motif containing protein, translated as MTTAPDDLLETLNRLDEQLSDAVHDTLDDDRVRALGDDELLALARVVESLGRRIDALRIAAAGQVDDRSRSELGEQRLCARNGCINAVDLLCRVTGVSAVTARARARYARATTTRATLTGQSLPAPFPAVAAALTSGVIGVDSIAAIIGVLGPITDRCHPAQLAAAETELVTAATGTGPDGAPPCTADDTRLQAKVWELVLDPDGTLPKDQHAARNRGLHFGHENGGLVPVNGNILTEVYEQFRLLYDAHTNPRVHDHTRGEAVAFCENADSADTDSADTDSADAGDDQPRDPRTRAQKMHDVFATILHVAARSAETPTIGGAPPAVIVTINADDLNRDNGVAFINGTNCTVPAFVARHTACNAGTQHMIVTDNGRIIQLGTPNRTFTTQQRRAIIARDGECVIPGCHMPATWCEIHHVTPHAHGGPTHTDNGVPLCWWHHRTIDTSGWEIRIINGIPEIRAPRNLDPTRTWHPTTGSLHRAQNRLRQRLARQREPATPRTG; from the coding sequence ATGACCACGGCACCGGATGACCTGTTGGAGACGCTGAACCGTCTCGACGAGCAGCTCAGCGATGCCGTGCACGACACGCTCGACGATGACCGGGTACGCGCTCTGGGTGACGACGAGCTGCTTGCTCTGGCGCGGGTGGTCGAGTCGCTGGGCCGCCGGATCGACGCGTTGCGGATCGCCGCTGCCGGGCAGGTCGATGACCGGTCGCGCAGCGAACTGGGCGAGCAGCGTCTCTGTGCACGCAACGGGTGCATCAACGCGGTCGACCTGCTGTGCCGGGTCACCGGGGTCTCTGCGGTCACCGCCCGCGCCCGAGCACGCTACGCCCGGGCAACCACCACCCGGGCCACCCTGACCGGGCAGAGCCTGCCCGCCCCGTTCCCCGCCGTGGCAGCAGCCCTGACCTCAGGTGTCATCGGGGTCGACAGCATCGCGGCGATCATCGGGGTGCTCGGCCCGATCACCGACCGGTGCCACCCCGCACAGCTGGCCGCCGCCGAAACCGAACTTGTCACCGCCGCGACCGGCACCGGCCCCGACGGGGCGCCACCCTGCACCGCCGATGACACCCGCCTGCAAGCCAAGGTATGGGAACTGGTCCTGGACCCCGACGGCACCCTCCCCAAAGACCAACACGCCGCCCGCAACCGGGGCCTGCACTTCGGACACGAAAACGGCGGGCTCGTCCCCGTCAACGGCAACATCCTCACCGAGGTGTATGAACAGTTCCGGCTGCTCTACGACGCACACACCAACCCACGCGTCCACGACCACACCCGAGGCGAGGCGGTCGCGTTCTGTGAGAACGCCGACAGTGCCGACACCGACAGTGCCGATACCGACAGTGCCGACGCCGGGGACGACCAACCGCGGGATCCGCGCACGCGGGCGCAGAAGATGCACGACGTGTTCGCCACCATCCTGCACGTCGCCGCCCGCTCCGCCGAAACCCCCACCATCGGCGGCGCCCCACCGGCCGTCATCGTCACCATCAACGCCGACGACCTGAACCGTGACAACGGGGTCGCATTCATCAACGGAACAAACTGCACCGTCCCCGCCTTCGTCGCCCGCCACACCGCCTGCAACGCCGGCACCCAACACATGATCGTCACCGACAACGGCCGCATCATCCAACTCGGCACCCCCAACCGCACCTTCACCACCCAGCAACGCCGGGCCATCATCGCCCGCGACGGGGAATGCGTGATCCCCGGATGCCACATGCCCGCCACCTGGTGCGAAATCCACCACGTCACACCCCACGCCCACGGCGGACCCACCCACACCGACAACGGCGTCCCCCTGTGCTGGTGGCACCACCGCACCATCGACACCAGCGGATGGGAAATCCGCATCATCAACGGCATCCCCGAAATCCGCGCACCCCGCAACCTCGACCCCACCCGCACATGGCACCCCACCACCGGATCACTCCACCGCGCACAAAACCGACTGCGGCAACGACTGGCAAGACAGCGCGAACCAGCCACACCGCGAACCGGGTAA
- a CDS encoding glutaredoxin domain-containing protein, translated as MTTTPIKMFGAAWCGDCRRTKKQLDELGVDYEYIDLVADPSAADVAKEISGRMNIPVVLYPDASHQVEPSNADVEAKLRELSLI; from the coding sequence ATGACGACCACCCCCATCAAGATGTTCGGCGCCGCCTGGTGCGGCGACTGCCGCCGCACGAAGAAGCAGCTCGACGAGCTCGGTGTCGACTACGAATACATCGACCTCGTCGCCGACCCCTCGGCCGCCGACGTGGCCAAGGAGATCTCGGGGCGCATGAACATTCCGGTTGTTCTGTATCCGGATGCCTCGCACCAGGTCGAGCCGAGCAACGCCGACGTCGAGGCGAAGCTGCGCGAGCTGTCGCTGATCTGA
- a CDS encoding TetR/AcrR family transcriptional regulator C-terminal domain-containing protein yields MAKGITRDAIVEAALAVLDEAGMDGLTLRAVAQRLDVKAPALYWHVRDKKTLLDEMGTRVWTEIAAAAGSGERSDWRDALTSYATIARRGLLAHRDGARAFSGTYLTDASVLRDQEADLAWMEQQGFTVDAATDAFAIVTAFTIGTCIEEQERLQAADARYALALRDERVDAASHPRVAASGRRAASGNADARFAAQLAAVIEGVGGLRGGLRGGLREGLREGLRTAPAQAESGRMEA; encoded by the coding sequence ATGGCGAAGGGCATCACACGAGACGCGATCGTCGAGGCGGCGCTGGCCGTGCTCGACGAGGCCGGCATGGACGGACTCACCCTGCGCGCCGTCGCCCAGCGGCTCGACGTGAAGGCACCGGCGCTGTACTGGCACGTGCGCGACAAGAAGACTCTGCTCGACGAGATGGGCACGCGCGTGTGGACCGAGATCGCCGCCGCCGCCGGGTCGGGCGAGCGCTCTGACTGGCGCGATGCGCTGACCTCGTACGCCACGATCGCGCGGCGCGGACTTCTGGCCCATCGCGATGGCGCACGGGCCTTCAGCGGCACCTACCTGACCGACGCGAGTGTGCTGCGCGATCAAGAGGCAGACCTCGCATGGATGGAGCAGCAGGGCTTCACCGTGGATGCCGCCACCGACGCCTTTGCGATCGTCACGGCGTTCACGATCGGAACCTGCATCGAAGAGCAGGAGCGCCTGCAGGCGGCCGACGCGCGCTATGCCCTTGCGCTGCGAGACGAGCGAGTGGATGCGGCATCCCACCCGCGCGTCGCGGCATCGGGGCGACGCGCGGCGTCGGGGAACGCCGACGCGCGGTTCGCGGCACAATTGGCGGCGGTGATCGAGGGCGTCGGGGGTCTGCGCGGGGGTTTGCGCGGGGGGTTGCGCGAGGGTTTGCGCGAGGGTTTGCGCACAGCGCCGGCCCAGGCGGAATCGGGGAGAATGGAAGCATGA
- a CDS encoding zinc-binding alcohol dehydrogenase family protein: protein MKAAIIHGAGAAPRYGDFADPEPADGESEVRMLAAGIHPVVRSLAAGAHYGSEGAYPLVPGVDGVAMDAAGTARYVGWIRVPWGTLAERAASRMGLPVPDGADPIVVAGAMNPGLSSWLPLVARTREVPALGTVLIVGATGVAGRIAVQNARALGADRVIGLGRDRARLAEVAALGATPVALDEGADAVARSLDGVAPTLILDYVWGAAAETVWDALAVRGLGDDDADIVHVQIGTSGRARAALPGALLRSRNLVVRGAGAGSTPVAEIMAQLPAFMARIAAGEVTAPVRAFGLSQVADAWAYTGPDRAVVVPD from the coding sequence ATGAAGGCAGCGATCATCCACGGCGCCGGTGCGGCGCCGCGCTACGGCGACTTCGCCGACCCCGAACCCGCCGACGGCGAGAGCGAGGTGCGCATGCTCGCCGCCGGCATCCATCCGGTCGTGCGCAGTCTCGCCGCGGGCGCGCACTATGGCAGCGAGGGTGCATATCCGCTCGTGCCCGGTGTCGACGGAGTGGCGATGGATGCCGCGGGCACAGCGCGATACGTCGGCTGGATCCGTGTGCCCTGGGGCACGCTTGCCGAGCGGGCGGCGTCGCGAATGGGCCTGCCGGTACCCGACGGTGCCGACCCGATCGTGGTGGCCGGGGCGATGAACCCCGGGCTGAGCTCGTGGCTGCCCCTCGTGGCACGCACGCGCGAGGTACCGGCGCTGGGCACCGTGCTCATCGTGGGCGCGACCGGTGTCGCCGGCCGCATCGCCGTGCAGAACGCTCGTGCCCTGGGCGCCGACCGCGTGATCGGGTTGGGACGTGACCGCGCCCGCCTTGCCGAGGTCGCCGCGCTCGGTGCCACCCCGGTCGCCCTCGACGAGGGGGCGGATGCCGTGGCCCGGTCGCTCGACGGAGTGGCGCCGACCCTCATCCTCGACTACGTGTGGGGCGCCGCCGCCGAGACGGTGTGGGACGCCCTGGCGGTGCGCGGCCTCGGCGACGACGACGCCGACATCGTCCATGTGCAGATCGGCACGTCGGGCCGGGCTCGTGCCGCACTGCCCGGTGCGCTGCTGCGCAGCCGCAACCTCGTGGTGCGCGGCGCCGGTGCGGGATCGACCCCGGTCGCCGAGATCATGGCCCAGCTGCCCGCTTTCATGGCGCGCATCGCCGCCGGCGAGGTCACGGCACCGGTGCGCGCCTTCGGCCTGTCGCAGGTGGCGGATGCCTGGGCCTACACGGGCCCGGATCGTGCCGTCGTCGTGCCCGACTGA
- a CDS encoding glycosyltransferase, producing MTRSTNVPAYPADGSVQFRPAPARVTPALPPDAHGAVIIPAHDESAVIARTLTALAPLTSLPGIEIIVVCNGCSDDTADIARRFAGVQVAETGIGSKTAAMNLGDELATAWPRLYLDADIEIEPQTVLAVFDALAEPGVLAARARYVYDAIGASIPVRSYYRARSRIPAPPKRQWGAGGYATNEEGHRRFGRFDDVTADDSWFDEQFDDETKRVVAAPPMRVRTPRNLAGLLAVLTRQRRGYLELGISSEASSRGRALLSSIRGVRSAMDVGWYTLLTVASRRRADGILRQGERDWERDASSRTGTGDTR from the coding sequence ATGACGCGCAGCACCAACGTGCCTGCATATCCGGCCGACGGCTCCGTCCAGTTTCGGCCGGCGCCCGCGCGTGTGACCCCCGCGCTGCCCCCCGACGCGCACGGCGCGGTCATCATCCCCGCACACGACGAGTCGGCGGTGATAGCGCGCACGCTGACCGCGCTGGCTCCGCTGACGTCCCTTCCCGGCATCGAGATCATCGTCGTGTGCAACGGCTGCAGCGACGACACCGCAGACATCGCCCGCCGATTCGCGGGAGTGCAGGTGGCCGAGACAGGCATCGGGTCGAAGACGGCGGCCATGAACCTCGGCGACGAGCTGGCCACCGCGTGGCCGCGGCTGTATCTCGACGCCGACATCGAGATCGAGCCGCAGACGGTGCTGGCCGTCTTCGACGCCCTGGCCGAGCCCGGCGTTCTCGCCGCCCGTGCCCGCTACGTGTACGACGCGATCGGGGCGAGCATCCCGGTGCGCTCGTACTACCGCGCGCGCAGCCGCATCCCCGCCCCGCCGAAACGGCAGTGGGGCGCCGGCGGGTACGCGACCAACGAAGAGGGGCATCGCCGTTTCGGCCGCTTCGACGACGTCACCGCCGACGACTCGTGGTTCGACGAGCAGTTCGACGACGAGACCAAGCGGGTCGTCGCCGCCCCGCCCATGCGCGTGCGCACGCCGCGCAACCTCGCGGGTCTGCTGGCCGTGCTCACGCGCCAGCGTCGCGGCTACCTCGAGCTCGGCATCTCGTCAGAGGCATCGTCGCGCGGCCGCGCGCTGCTCTCATCGATCCGCGGTGTGCGCAGCGCCATGGATGTCGGCTGGTATACGCTTCTCACCGTCGCGTCGCGTCGCCGCGCAGATGGCATTCTGCGACAGGGCGAACGTGACTGGGAACGCGACGCTTCCAGCCGCACGGGTACAGGGGACACTCGATGA